The Ranitomeya imitator isolate aRanImi1 chromosome 6, aRanImi1.pri, whole genome shotgun sequence genome window below encodes:
- the LOC138641370 gene encoding uncharacterized protein encodes MNNAQCAVVFAALLVEEARRQDEARMQERRSKRKRRMWTREWLQKRSDLSHMQLVRELQDNNPHDFRNYLRMSEESFKHLLERITPLIQRKDTVMRAAIPADERLAVTLRFLATGRSLQDLHFSSAISRTLLSVLIPETCDAIFHSLRSYMQFPNTEEEWKKIASDFEQLWQFPNCGGALDGKHVRITQPPNSGSYFFNYKGYFSIILMALVNANYEFINVDVGMNGRVSDGGVLEHTLFGERLNNYDLHLPPNSETRGNLNFVFVGDEAFPLHPNLIKPFPQKNLTEERRIFNYRLSRARRVVENAFGIMANRFRVFHTPINMKLESIDSVVLACCVLHNFLRRRDALAYSPPGFMDSVGLLNGEVQLGEWRANDPAIAGLQPLLPGRNTHDAKTCRDNYCQYFNGPGAVTWQHQNL; translated from the coding sequence atgaacaatgcgcagtgtgctgttgtgtttgctgcattgctggttgaggaagctcggcgtcaagatgaggcccggatgcaagagaggcgttctaaacgaaagcgtcgcatgtggaccagagaatggctgcagaagaggtctgatttgtcccacatgcaacttgtaagagagcttcaggataacaatcctcatgatttccgcaactatctgcggatgtctgaggaatccttcaaacatttactggaaagaattactccactgattcaacggaaggatacagtgatgcgtgctgccatcccggccgatgaaagattggcagtcacgctgcgattcctggccaccgggcgctcgctgcaagacttgcatttttcttcagccatttcaaggaccctgctcagcgttctaattccagagacatgtgatgcgattttccacagtctacgtagctacatgcagtttcccaacacggaggaggaatggaaaaagattgcctccgattttgagcagctttggcagttcccaaactgtggtggggctttggacgggaaacatgtccggatcactcaaccaccaaacagcggatcctacttctttaattataagggctatttcagcatcatcctgatggcccttgttaacgcgaattatgaatttataaatgtagatgttggcatgaatggaagGGTTTCCGATGGTGGCGTTTTAGAGCACACACTCTTTGGAGAGCGTTTGAACAACTATGACCTTCACTTGCCTCCCAACTCCGAGACTAGAGGcaaccttaattttgtttttgtcggtgatgaggccttcccgctTCATCCCAATCTTATCAAACCGTTCCCCCAAAAAAATCTAACAGAGGAAAGAAGAATTTTCAATTACCGTTTGTCAAGGGCACGTCGGGTTGTAGAAAATGCCTTCGGTATCATGGCCAATCGCTTCAGAGTTTTCCACACGCCTATTAACATGAAGCTTGAATCGATAGACTCTGTTGTTTTGGCTTGTTGTGTGCTTCACAACTTCCTTCGCCGTCGCGATGCTTTGGCGTATAGTCCTCCTGGATTCATGGACTCTGTGGGCCTATTAAATGGGGAAGTGCAGCTCGGTGAATGGCGCGCAAATGATCCCGCAATTGCAGGCCTTCAACCATTGTTACCTGGCAGAAACACCCACGATGCGAAGACCTGCCGAGACAACTACTGCCAATATTTTAACGGTCCTGGTGCTGTTACTTGGCAGCATCAGAACTTATAG